The Enterococcus sp. 7F3_DIV0205 genome has a window encoding:
- the pcrA gene encoding DNA helicase PcrA, with the protein MAQENALIQGMNPRQKEAVLHTEGPLLVMAGAGSGKTRVLTHRIAYLIEEKDVNPWNILAITFTNKAAKEMRERVGKLLEVGGNDVWVSTFHSMCVRILRRDVDHIGYNRNFTIIDTSEQRTLMKRILNELNIDMKKYDPRSILGTISNAKNELQTPEKVEELQGTPYEQVVAKCYKLYQKELRNNQCMDFDDLIMNTIRLFNEHPDSLTYYQNKFHYIHVDEYQDTNHAQYTLVNMLAARFKNLCVVGDADQSIYGWRGADMQNILDFEKDYPDASVIMLEQNYRSTKKILDAANNVIKNNRNRRDKQLWTENNDGEKIVYYRGDNERDETQFIVGQIQKEMREKDRIYGDFAVLYRTNAQSRVMEEMLLKSNIPYTMVGGHKFYDRKEIKDILGYLNIISNPMDSLSFERVVNEPKRGIGKSSVEKLRSFSQMHGWSLLEASQNVDLANISGKAGKELGSFGMMIQDLTQMIPYLTITELVKEVLERSGYREELVRQNNLESQARLENLDEFLTVTQEFDKRYERQDVEEADAPDEKLAVFLNDLALVSDLDNLEESTSQVTLMTLHAAKGLEFPVVFLIGLEEGVFPLSRAMLEESELEEERRLAYVGITRAEEVLYISNAFSRTLYGKTQYNRPSRFLDEIDEELLDLQGSIASPKVPARTFEPKVFKPAYAQPTKQPVTDKVASGGESMAWQAGDKVRHKAWGTGTVVRVGGTAKDLELDVAFPEKGIKRLLAAFAPIEKI; encoded by the coding sequence ATGGCACAAGAAAACGCCTTGATCCAAGGTATGAATCCGAGACAAAAAGAAGCCGTTCTACATACAGAAGGGCCTTTATTAGTTATGGCGGGTGCAGGCAGCGGGAAGACAAGAGTTTTAACTCACCGTATTGCCTATTTAATTGAAGAAAAAGATGTTAATCCATGGAATATTTTAGCAATCACATTTACCAATAAAGCCGCAAAAGAAATGAGAGAGCGGGTTGGAAAATTATTAGAAGTTGGCGGAAACGATGTTTGGGTCTCCACATTTCACTCAATGTGTGTGCGGATCTTACGTCGGGATGTTGATCATATCGGTTACAATCGCAATTTTACGATCATTGATACTTCTGAACAGCGGACATTAATGAAACGAATCTTAAATGAGCTGAATATTGATATGAAAAAATATGATCCTCGCTCGATTCTAGGTACGATCAGTAATGCTAAAAATGAGTTGCAAACTCCTGAAAAAGTGGAGGAATTGCAAGGAACACCTTATGAGCAAGTTGTCGCAAAATGTTATAAGCTGTATCAAAAAGAATTAAGAAACAATCAATGCATGGACTTCGATGATTTAATCATGAATACGATTCGTTTATTCAATGAACATCCTGACTCATTGACGTATTATCAAAATAAATTTCATTATATCCATGTAGACGAGTATCAAGATACCAACCATGCTCAGTATACGTTAGTTAATATGCTGGCGGCACGTTTTAAAAACCTATGTGTCGTAGGAGATGCTGACCAAAGTATTTACGGTTGGCGTGGTGCAGATATGCAGAATATCTTAGATTTTGAAAAAGATTATCCAGATGCTTCTGTTATCATGTTGGAACAAAATTACCGCTCAACCAAAAAAATTCTGGATGCAGCGAATAATGTTATCAAAAACAACCGTAATCGTCGTGATAAACAATTATGGACAGAAAATAACGACGGAGAAAAAATCGTTTACTATCGTGGCGATAATGAACGGGATGAAACGCAGTTTATCGTGGGACAAATCCAAAAAGAAATGCGCGAAAAAGACCGTATTTATGGAGATTTTGCAGTTTTGTATCGTACGAATGCCCAGTCACGTGTAATGGAAGAAATGTTGTTGAAATCAAATATTCCTTATACCATGGTCGGCGGACATAAATTCTACGATCGTAAAGAAATCAAAGATATTTTAGGCTATTTAAATATCATCTCTAATCCAATGGATTCACTTAGTTTTGAACGAGTAGTCAATGAACCAAAACGTGGAATTGGTAAAAGCTCTGTTGAGAAATTAAGAAGTTTCTCTCAGATGCATGGCTGGTCATTACTGGAGGCTTCACAAAATGTGGATCTAGCAAATATCTCAGGAAAAGCCGGTAAAGAATTAGGTAGCTTTGGTATGATGATTCAAGATTTAACCCAGATGATTCCATATTTAACAATTACGGAGTTAGTTAAGGAAGTTTTAGAACGCAGTGGTTATCGTGAAGAACTAGTCAGACAAAATAACTTAGAATCTCAAGCTCGCCTAGAGAACTTGGATGAATTTTTAACCGTTACCCAAGAATTCGATAAACGTTATGAACGTCAAGATGTTGAAGAAGCAGATGCGCCAGATGAAAAATTAGCTGTATTCTTAAATGATTTAGCGCTCGTTTCAGACTTAGATAATTTAGAAGAAAGCACTTCGCAAGTGACGTTGATGACGTTACACGCAGCCAAAGGACTTGAATTTCCTGTAGTGTTCTTGATTGGATTAGAAGAGGGCGTTTTCCCACTATCTCGCGCAATGTTAGAAGAAAGCGAGCTAGAAGAAGAGCGTCGTCTGGCGTATGTAGGGATCACTCGTGCTGAAGAAGTATTGTATATATCCAACGCTTTCTCCAGAACACTATATGGGAAAACACAATACAATCGTCCAAGCCGATTCTTAGACGAAATCGATGAAGAGTTATTAGATTTACAAGGTTCGATCGCTTCACCTAAAGTACCAGCAAGAACGTTTGAACCAAAAGTATTTAAACCAGCTTATGCACAACCAACGAAGCAGCCTGTAACAGATAAAGTCGCAAGCGGTGGAGAATCAATGGCTTGGCAAGCTGGTGATAAAGTCAGACATAAAGCGTGGGGAACAGGCACAGTCGTTCGAGTTGGCGGTACCGCTAAAGACTTAGAACTAGACGTCGCTTTTCCAGAAAAAGGCATTAAGCGCTTATTAGCAGCATTTGCTCCGATTGAAAAAATATAA
- the gatC gene encoding Asp-tRNA(Asn)/Glu-tRNA(Gln) amidotransferase subunit GatC: MAISEEKAKHVAKLSKLSFSNEELKDFTDQLGKIIDMVELLEEVDTEGVPFTSNVAQSINVMREDVVTPGMDRDELMKNVPESENGYIKVPAIIDNGEAGA; this comes from the coding sequence ATGGCAATTAGTGAAGAAAAAGCAAAACATGTAGCCAAGTTGTCAAAACTGTCTTTTTCTAATGAGGAGTTAAAAGACTTTACAGATCAATTAGGCAAAATCATCGACATGGTAGAATTATTAGAAGAAGTCGATACAGAGGGCGTTCCATTCACCTCTAATGTTGCACAATCCATCAATGTGATGCGAGAAGACGTTGTAACACCAGGTATGGATCGCGATGAATTAATGAAAAACGTACCAGAATCAGAGAATGGCTACATTAAAGTGCCAGCGATTATCGACAATGGGGAGGCTGGTGCATAA
- the ligA gene encoding NAD-dependent DNA ligase LigA translates to MAQAPLTLAEATDKAKELRAQLNQYSHEYYVADKPTVEDYVYDRLYKELSDIETEYPDVITSDSPTQRVGGKILQGFEKVTHEVQMYSLNDGFSKEDIYDFDERVQKLAGKPVSYCCELKIDGLAISLRYENGKFVQGATRGDGTVGENITENLKTVKSIPLELKKPISVEVRGECYMPKQSFVNLNKEREEAGQDVFANPRNAAAGSLRQLDTSMVAKRNLSTFLYTVADFGPMTAQTQYDALNELSDIGFRTNPEKKLCQNIDEVWAYIEEYHEKRSELPYEIDGIVIKTNEFTIQDELGFTVKAPRWAIAYKFPPEEAQTIVEEIEWTIGRTGVVTPTAVMQPVRVAGTTVSRASLHNADFIAMKDIRLNDTVIIYKAGDIIPEVAQVLTEKRDENSRPYEIPTHCPVCNSELVHLDEEVALRCINPKCPAQIKEGLNHFVSRNAMNIDGLGPRVLEQMYDKELVADVADLYFLTEEQLMTLEKIKEKSANNIYQAIAASRDNSVERLIFGLGIRHVGSKAAKVLAEHFGDLRTISKATKEEVVALDSMGEIIADSLVTYFENEEVHELMDELTKAGVNFEYKGIRTAQLEAVESPFKDKTVVLTGKLTHYNREEAKEKIENLGGKVTGSVSKKTDIVVAGEDAGSKLTKAQELGIEVWDEQQMVTALDNSYTKEANE, encoded by the coding sequence ATGGCACAAGCACCGTTAACATTAGCCGAAGCAACAGACAAAGCAAAAGAACTACGAGCTCAGTTGAATCAGTATTCTCATGAATATTACGTTGCCGATAAACCGACCGTAGAAGACTATGTGTATGATCGCTTATATAAAGAATTATCAGACATAGAAACCGAATATCCGGATGTGATTACTTCTGATTCACCAACCCAGCGTGTTGGTGGAAAGATTTTACAAGGCTTTGAAAAAGTCACACATGAAGTGCAGATGTACAGCTTGAATGACGGTTTCAGTAAAGAAGATATTTATGATTTTGATGAACGTGTTCAAAAATTAGCGGGAAAACCTGTCAGTTATTGTTGCGAGCTAAAAATCGATGGTCTAGCAATTTCATTAAGATATGAAAATGGCAAATTTGTTCAAGGTGCGACACGCGGTGATGGCACAGTCGGTGAAAATATCACTGAGAATCTGAAGACAGTGAAATCAATTCCTTTAGAATTGAAAAAACCAATTTCAGTTGAAGTTCGTGGCGAATGTTATATGCCAAAGCAATCATTCGTCAATTTGAATAAAGAACGAGAAGAAGCAGGACAAGATGTCTTTGCGAATCCAAGAAATGCGGCGGCTGGAAGTTTACGTCAGTTAGATACAAGTATGGTTGCCAAACGAAATCTCAGCACCTTTTTATATACAGTCGCTGATTTTGGTCCAATGACGGCACAAACTCAGTACGATGCGCTAAATGAATTATCAGACATCGGTTTTAGAACCAATCCTGAGAAAAAACTATGTCAAAATATCGATGAAGTTTGGGCTTATATAGAAGAGTATCATGAAAAACGCTCAGAATTACCTTATGAAATTGATGGAATCGTAATTAAAACTAATGAATTCACGATCCAAGATGAATTAGGTTTTACTGTTAAAGCACCGCGTTGGGCGATTGCTTATAAATTTCCGCCAGAAGAAGCACAAACGATCGTCGAAGAAATCGAATGGACGATTGGACGTACGGGTGTCGTAACACCAACTGCTGTGATGCAGCCTGTTCGTGTGGCTGGTACAACTGTTAGTCGCGCAAGTTTGCATAATGCAGATTTCATTGCGATGAAAGATATTCGGTTGAATGATACAGTGATTATCTATAAAGCTGGGGATATCATTCCAGAAGTGGCTCAAGTCTTGACGGAAAAACGTGATGAAAACAGCCGACCATATGAAATTCCAACCCATTGTCCAGTATGTAATAGTGAATTAGTTCATCTAGATGAAGAAGTTGCTTTGCGTTGTATCAATCCAAAATGTCCTGCGCAAATCAAAGAAGGACTGAATCATTTTGTCTCTCGAAATGCGATGAACATCGATGGCTTAGGCCCACGTGTTTTAGAGCAGATGTATGATAAAGAACTAGTCGCTGATGTAGCTGATCTCTACTTTTTAACTGAAGAGCAGTTGATGACTTTGGAAAAAATCAAAGAAAAATCAGCAAATAATATTTATCAAGCGATTGCTGCAAGTCGGGATAATTCCGTTGAACGCTTGATTTTCGGTTTAGGGATTCGCCATGTTGGTTCTAAGGCAGCCAAAGTTTTAGCAGAACACTTTGGTGATCTTCGAACGATCAGTAAAGCAACGAAAGAAGAAGTTGTGGCGTTAGATTCAATGGGTGAGATCATTGCAGATAGTTTAGTGACTTATTTTGAAAATGAAGAAGTACACGAATTGATGGATGAATTGACCAAGGCTGGCGTTAATTTTGAATATAAAGGGATCCGAACGGCACAATTGGAAGCTGTGGAATCGCCTTTCAAAGATAAAACAGTCGTTTTAACAGGAAAGCTTACACATTACAACCGAGAAGAAGCAAAAGAAAAAATCGAAAATTTAGGCGGCAAAGTAACGGGCAGTGTTTCGAAGAAAACAGATATTGTTGTTGCAGGTGAAGATGCTGGTAGTAAATTGACGAAAGCCCAAGAGCTTGGTATCGAAGTGTGGGATGAACAGCAAATGGTGACCGCTTTAGATAATAGCTATACAAAAGAAGCAAATGAATAG
- the gatA gene encoding Asp-tRNA(Asn)/Glu-tRNA(Gln) amidotransferase subunit GatA, with translation MEKLYDKSLTELHDLLVSKEITATDLTQATLKRINETEKDVDSFITISDEKALELAKAIDLKGITESNPLAGIPIGIKDNIVTKDILTTAASKMLHNFNPIYDATVMDKVYQADMIPVGKLNMDEFAMGGSTETSYFKKTKNAWDHTKVPGGSSGGSAAAVAAGQVPVSLGTDTGGSIRQPASFNGIVGMKPTYGRVSRFGLIAFSSSLDQIGPLTRNVKDNALALNAISGFDEKDGTSAGTSVPDFTAGLTGDIKGMKVALPKEYLGEGVDAGVKAAVLKAAETFKALGATVEEVSLPHSKYGVAVYYIIASSEASSNLQRFDGIRYGYRSENVKNLEDVYVNSRSEGFGIEVKRRIMLGTFSLSAGHYDAHFKKAGQVRTLIKQDFDNVFANYDIIIGPASPTVAFGLGENINDPITMYMNDLLTIPVNLAGLPGMSVPAGFSEGLPVGLQIIGKPFDESTMYKAAFAFEQATDFHTKKPVILGGND, from the coding sequence ATGGAAAAATTATACGATAAGTCACTAACAGAGCTGCATGATTTACTTGTCTCTAAAGAAATCACGGCAACTGATTTAACGCAAGCAACATTGAAGCGCATCAATGAAACGGAAAAAGATGTAGATTCATTTATTACGATCAGTGATGAAAAAGCCTTAGAATTAGCGAAAGCAATCGATCTTAAAGGTATTACTGAATCAAATCCATTAGCTGGCATTCCGATTGGGATCAAAGATAATATCGTAACGAAAGATATTTTAACAACTGCTGCATCAAAAATGTTACACAATTTCAATCCTATTTATGACGCAACTGTTATGGATAAAGTCTATCAAGCAGATATGATTCCAGTTGGAAAGTTGAACATGGATGAATTTGCGATGGGCGGAAGTACAGAAACATCCTACTTTAAGAAAACAAAAAATGCATGGGATCATACTAAGGTTCCTGGAGGTTCTTCTGGTGGTTCTGCCGCAGCTGTAGCAGCAGGTCAAGTACCTGTTTCTTTAGGAACTGATACAGGTGGTAGTATTCGTCAACCTGCATCATTTAACGGAATCGTTGGTATGAAACCAACATACGGGCGTGTATCTCGTTTTGGATTGATCGCATTTTCATCTAGTTTAGATCAAATCGGTCCATTGACAAGAAATGTTAAAGACAACGCATTGGCGCTAAATGCAATCAGTGGCTTTGATGAAAAAGACGGCACTTCGGCTGGAACATCTGTCCCTGATTTTACTGCTGGTTTAACAGGCGATATCAAAGGCATGAAAGTGGCTTTACCTAAAGAATATTTAGGTGAAGGTGTTGATGCTGGTGTTAAAGCAGCTGTTCTTAAAGCGGCGGAAACATTTAAAGCTTTAGGAGCAACAGTAGAAGAAGTTAGCTTGCCTCATTCTAAATACGGCGTAGCTGTTTATTATATTATCGCTTCATCAGAAGCAAGCTCAAACCTACAACGTTTTGACGGTATTCGTTATGGCTATCGTTCTGAAAACGTGAAAAACCTTGAAGATGTATATGTAAATTCACGTTCTGAAGGATTTGGTATAGAAGTAAAACGTCGTATTATGCTGGGTACATTCTCTTTAAGTGCTGGACATTATGATGCTCACTTCAAAAAAGCAGGACAAGTTAGAACCTTGATCAAACAAGACTTTGATAATGTTTTTGCCAATTACGATATCATCATTGGCCCTGCTTCACCAACTGTTGCATTTGGCTTAGGTGAAAACATCAATGATCCAATCACAATGTACATGAACGATTTATTAACGATTCCAGTTAACTTAGCTGGATTACCTGGTATGTCAGTACCAGCAGGGTTTTCAGAAGGCTTGCCAGTTGGCTTGCAAATCATCGGTAAACCTTTCGATGAAAGTACGATGTATAAAGCGGCCTTTGCATTTGAGCAAGCAACTGATTTCCATACGAAAAAACCTGTGATCTTAGGGGGGAATGACTAA
- the gatB gene encoding Asp-tRNA(Asn)/Glu-tRNA(Gln) amidotransferase subunit GatB: protein MNFETVIGLEVHVELKTNSKIFSPAPAHFGAEPNSNTNVIDWGYPGVLPVMNKQALEFGMKAALALNCEISKDTHFDRKNYFYPDNPKAYQISQFDQPIGHDGWIDIEVEGKTKRIRIERVHLEEDAGKNIHGDGGYSYVDLNRQGTPLIEIVSEADMRSPEEAYAYLEAIRSIILFTGVSDVKMEEGSMRCDANISLRPYGQEEFGTKAELKNLNSMSFVKKGLAFEEKRQAKVLLSGGEIQQETRRFDETTNKTLLMRVKEGSSDYRYFPEPDVPRFAIDDEWIERVRHSLPEMPASRRARYIKELGLPEYDAMVLTLTKEMSDFFEAALNEGADAKQVSNWLMGEVSAYLNSEKIELPDTKLTPKNLAGMITLIEDGTISSKIAKKVFKELIENGGDAKEVVEAKGLVQLSDPSQLLPIINEVLDNNQQSVDDFKNGKDRAVGFLVGQIMKATKGQANPGVVNKLLQEELAKR from the coding sequence ATGAATTTTGAAACTGTCATTGGACTTGAGGTCCACGTAGAATTAAAAACAAATTCTAAAATCTTTTCACCTGCACCGGCTCATTTTGGTGCGGAACCAAATAGCAATACAAATGTGATCGACTGGGGTTATCCAGGCGTATTACCTGTAATGAATAAACAAGCACTTGAATTTGGAATGAAAGCAGCGCTTGCGTTAAATTGTGAAATCTCAAAAGATACGCATTTTGACCGTAAAAACTATTTCTATCCGGATAATCCCAAGGCTTACCAAATTTCTCAATTCGATCAACCAATCGGTCACGATGGTTGGATCGATATCGAAGTCGAAGGTAAAACAAAACGTATCCGTATCGAACGTGTGCATTTAGAAGAAGATGCTGGGAAAAATATCCATGGTGATGGCGGTTATTCTTATGTTGATTTAAATCGTCAAGGGACACCGTTGATCGAAATCGTTTCAGAAGCGGATATGCGTTCACCAGAAGAAGCCTATGCTTATTTAGAAGCAATCCGTTCAATCATCCTATTTACAGGCGTTTCAGATGTAAAAATGGAAGAAGGCTCAATGCGTTGTGATGCCAACATTTCTTTACGTCCGTATGGTCAAGAAGAATTCGGAACAAAAGCAGAGCTTAAAAACTTGAACTCAATGAGTTTTGTTAAAAAAGGTCTTGCATTTGAAGAAAAACGTCAAGCGAAAGTGTTATTATCTGGTGGAGAAATCCAACAAGAAACACGCCGTTTTGATGAAACAACCAACAAAACATTGTTGATGCGTGTTAAAGAAGGTTCAAGCGACTACCGTTACTTCCCAGAACCTGATGTGCCTCGTTTTGCAATCGATGATGAGTGGATCGAGCGTGTTCGTCACAGTTTACCTGAAATGCCGGCTTCTCGTCGTGCTCGCTACATCAAAGAACTAGGCTTACCAGAATACGATGCAATGGTTTTAACGTTAACAAAAGAAATGTCTGATTTCTTTGAAGCTGCATTAAATGAAGGCGCAGATGCCAAACAAGTATCTAACTGGTTGATGGGTGAAGTTTCGGCTTACTTGAATAGTGAGAAAATCGAGTTACCAGATACAAAATTAACACCTAAAAACTTAGCAGGTATGATCACATTAATCGAAGACGGTACAATCAGTTCTAAAATCGCTAAAAAAGTTTTTAAAGAATTAATTGAAAATGGTGGAGATGCCAAAGAAGTTGTTGAAGCAAAAGGTTTAGTTCAACTATCAGATCCATCACAATTACTACCAATCATCAATGAAGTGTTGGATAATAACCAACAATCTGTAGATGACTTTAAAAACGGAAAAGACCGTGCTGTTGGCTTTTTAGTAGGTCAAATCATGAAAGCAACGAAAGGCCAAGCCAACCCAGGTGTTGTAAATAAACTGTTACAAGAAGAATTGGCAAAACGCTAG
- a CDS encoding diacylglycerol kinase produces MKKARVIYNPTSGKELVKKNLADILSIVEECGYETSAFATTPEENSAKNEARRVAELGFDLIVAAGGDGTINEVVNGIAPLDKRPSMAIIPAGTTNDYARALKIPRDNIVKAAEVIKKNQTVKMDIGKAKDSYFINIAAGGHLTELTYEVPSELKSIFGYLAYLAKGAEMLPRVKPIKMRMEYDEGVYEGNASMFFLGLTNSVGGFEKIAPDAKLDDGKFSLIIVKTANVFEILHLAALMLNGGKHIEDNRLIYTKTSHLHAETLEPNSRMMINLDGEYGGDAPMEFTNLHQHIEMFANADAIPSNAIMGSVLDDYDGESDDEDEYLETSKEFVKEVERLTDEDIDNNGKIG; encoded by the coding sequence ATGAAAAAAGCAAGAGTGATTTATAATCCAACCTCAGGTAAAGAGCTAGTCAAAAAAAATCTAGCTGATATTCTTTCCATAGTGGAAGAATGTGGATATGAAACGAGTGCTTTTGCTACAACTCCAGAAGAAAATTCCGCGAAAAATGAAGCGCGCCGTGTTGCAGAATTAGGTTTTGACTTAATTGTTGCAGCAGGTGGCGACGGAACGATCAATGAAGTCGTAAATGGTATTGCTCCTTTAGATAAACGACCGTCTATGGCGATTATTCCTGCTGGAACAACCAATGATTATGCAAGAGCCTTAAAAATTCCTAGAGATAATATCGTTAAAGCAGCAGAAGTCATCAAAAAAAATCAAACAGTCAAAATGGACATTGGTAAAGCAAAAGATAGTTATTTCATCAATATTGCAGCTGGTGGTCATTTAACTGAACTGACCTATGAAGTTCCTTCAGAATTAAAGAGCATCTTTGGTTATCTCGCTTATTTAGCAAAAGGAGCAGAAATGCTGCCAAGAGTGAAACCAATCAAAATGCGAATGGAATATGATGAAGGTGTTTACGAAGGTAATGCTTCGATGTTTTTCTTAGGATTGACTAATTCTGTGGGTGGTTTTGAAAAGATTGCACCTGATGCAAAGCTAGATGATGGCAAGTTTTCTCTAATAATTGTGAAAACAGCCAATGTTTTTGAGATTTTACATTTAGCAGCATTAATGCTCAATGGTGGTAAACATATAGAAGATAATCGTTTGATCTATACAAAAACCAGTCATTTACACGCTGAAACACTTGAACCAAATAGCCGTATGATGATCAACTTGGATGGTGAGTATGGTGGTGATGCACCGATGGAATTCACAAATTTGCACCAGCATATTGAAATGTTTGCCAATGCAGATGCGATTCCATCTAATGCGATCATGGGATCGGTTTTGGATGATTATGATGGTGAATCAGATGATGAAGATGAATATCTTGAAACAAGTAAAGAGTTTGTAAAAGAAGTTGAACGTTTAACTGATGAAGACATTGATAATAATGGGAAAATTGGTTGA
- the pnuC gene encoding nicotinamide riboside transporter PnuC: MGSNFVINDFKGWQRKNYLFLFMMIFVQLFAFVCNPSSWITLVGGLSGIICVNLIAQGKASNYIFGFISAIIIGYFGFKTRVYAEVLLQSFYIVMDITGLYTWLKVSTDGSGNVTEVKILKGIQWLYAGLVWFGIGVVAYFILGFVNDAQQMLDAVTFSVSATAMLLMIKRYQSQFVFWLLGNLFSIVLWFRAGTHAGGDYALFVMYCLYTVNSIYGMIHWLKIKKNNH, encoded by the coding sequence ATGGGGTCAAATTTTGTTATAAATGATTTTAAAGGTTGGCAAAGAAAGAATTATCTTTTTTTATTTATGATGATTTTTGTACAATTATTTGCTTTTGTTTGTAATCCATCTAGTTGGATTACATTAGTGGGCGGTTTATCAGGTATTATCTGTGTTAACTTAATTGCCCAAGGAAAGGCTAGCAATTATATATTCGGATTTATAAGCGCAATAATCATAGGATATTTTGGGTTTAAAACACGTGTCTACGCTGAGGTTCTCCTTCAAAGCTTCTATATTGTAATGGATATTACAGGTCTATATACTTGGCTAAAAGTTAGTACGGATGGATCTGGAAATGTAACAGAGGTAAAAATACTGAAAGGTATTCAATGGCTATATGCAGGACTAGTTTGGTTTGGGATTGGTGTTGTTGCTTATTTTATTTTGGGATTTGTTAATGATGCTCAACAAATGCTTGATGCCGTAACGTTTAGTGTATCGGCAACAGCCATGTTGTTGATGATCAAAAGATATCAGTCACAATTTGTTTTTTGGTTATTAGGAAATTTATTTTCTATAGTATTGTGGTTTAGAGCAGGAACGCATGCTGGTGGTGATTATGCGTTGTTCGTCATGTATTGTCTGTATACAGTCAATTCTATTTACGGTATGATCCATTGGTTAAAAATAAAAAAAAATAATCATTAA
- a CDS encoding deoxynucleoside kinase, whose protein sequence is MAVIVLAGTIGAGKSSLTEIISEHLGSDAFYESVDDNEVLPLFYADPKKYAFLLQIYFLNKRFDSIKQALSHENNVLDRSIYEDSLLFHLNADLGRANETEVKVYDSLLENMLEELPYAANKKRPDLLVHIKISFPKMLERIQRRGRPYEQVEQDPALYDYYKELNRRYEKWFEEYNESPKIQIDGDKYDFIENEEAKKQVIQLIENKLAEID, encoded by the coding sequence ATGGCAGTGATCGTTTTAGCAGGAACAATTGGAGCAGGAAAATCAAGTTTAACAGAAATTATTTCAGAGCACTTAGGATCAGATGCATTTTATGAATCAGTTGATGACAATGAAGTCTTGCCTTTATTTTATGCAGATCCAAAAAAATATGCCTTTTTATTACAAATTTACTTTTTGAACAAACGATTTGATAGTATTAAGCAAGCACTTTCTCATGAAAATAATGTATTAGATCGCTCAATATATGAAGATTCGTTATTATTTCATTTAAATGCGGATTTAGGCAGAGCGAATGAGACAGAAGTAAAAGTGTACGATTCTTTATTAGAAAATATGCTGGAAGAATTACCTTATGCAGCGAATAAAAAACGTCCAGATTTACTAGTACACATTAAAATATCTTTTCCTAAAATGTTAGAGCGCATTCAAAGACGAGGACGTCCTTATGAGCAAGTGGAACAAGACCCAGCATTGTACGATTATTATAAAGAATTGAATCGTCGTTATGAAAAATGGTTTGAAGAATACAACGAAAGTCCCAAAATTCAAATCGATGGTGACAAGTATGATTTTATTGAAAATGAAGAAGCAAAAAAACAAGTGATCCAGTTGATTGAAAATAAACTAGCGGAAATTGATTAA